AGCTGCTTAACATCCGCCCTGAATTCGTGGAGCAGAACCAGAAAGGCCTGCCTAAGACCCATCGTGATGGCCAGGTGCAACAGAGTCAAGCCGTCGCTGGACAGGATTTGATCAACTGGCCTCACCATCCGTTTAAgattcttttctcttccgtcACCGAGGAGCGTGGATTGATTGCGATCGCAGGTGCAAGTCGCTTGGTGTCTGTTGCGGACACAGCGCTCTGTCTGGATATCCGTGAGCCGCTGAAGCATCAGGCGGAAAAAGGTCAAACTGTGGTTCTGCAAAGAGAGGAGTAAAGTGCTCTGGTAACAGCAGAGGGCCTTGGAAGATCCCCAGGTGATGGCATCCATGGTAAGCTGCAGCCGTTCCCACCAGTGTGGCCCGTGGCAGCAGATCCTCCACCAGATATCAGGGGTCTTCCAGCTGTCCCCTCGAATCGAAAGCCACCCCTGTGCGATTGCGTCCATATACCCTCTTCTAGTGCCCTCTAGCTCAAATGCTGTGTCCTCAATGGGCACAAAGTCCGCCTCGGTATCTAGGTACATTCGTCGGGTTGCCCTATCAAGCCCCCTCGCATAAACAACCAGTGCCTTTCTTGTGTCGGGGAATGTGAGTGTCGACGCCCATCGGATCATCTGCCGTACCATATTGCCGTGGTAAGCATCAGTAGGTGGTGCAGCCGTGAGAAACTCCAGGAGAAGGGCAGTGCGGCCGCGTCCGGCCAGGCGCTGGATTGCCTTCCCAGGAAGCACCGGGAGGGGATCGAGTTCTGCTGTTAATGCAGCTGTGGCAAGGTGAGGGTCCGCTTCGACCTCGCAGTCTATTCCTCGTGCCAACAGTGCGTGCAGCAGCGTCGAcccttcatcatcgacgaACCGCCAGAGATGGTGCAGGCAGGTCTCGTTGCGCGTGTTGGTGAGATTCACATTTGCCCCAGCTTGGACAAGGCACAATGCAGCCTCCAGGTTACCGACACTGCAGGCAGTAATCAATGGGGTGTCCCCAGAGTCATTCTGGGCGTTTATATCGACCTTGTACTTATTCCTGTGTGTGAGGAGATCGCCTAGGTGCTGCTCCAAATTGAGGTACGAGGCCCAATGCAAGATCGTATCCCCGGCCTGGCTGGCTATCATTCCTGCTGCCAACTGCGCCTCGGGGGTTTCGTCGATAAGTTTCTGAAAGCAGGGCAGATTGTCAACTGCCAGCACGGAAAGAAAGCGTTTTGATGCACGAAGACGAAGGATCTGCTGTTTGTTCTCGCGGTGAGTTCCTCCAACAGTAAGCTCCTCAAAGGCAACTTCATGCCCTGCCACAGAGGCATCCATGAGCCATTCTGCAGGTGCTCGGAGCTCCGGTAATAGAATCCTTTTCCCGTCGACTCCGCTTGCGAATGCATCCAGGAGGCGATTCATGTAGCCTCGGGCACCGATTTCCCCGAGCTCAGCAGCTTGGAAGATAAGGCGAAGAGCTGCCTCCTGGTCTGACCCGGCCGGATCGCCCAAGCTTGCCAGATTGCATATCCCGAGCTCGTACAGCGCTCGTGGCCGCCTGGTATCTGCAGGGTCCTGACAGATGGCCTGGAGCGCCCCGAGCAGTTGATCCTGAACAGGTCCCCGCGCGCGTTGGAAAAGTTGGTAGTTAATGAAAACCACGTCTGGGGGAAGCTCTTCCAGCATACTTGGCTGTATCGCGTCTATCGCACCCATGATAACGGCCAACTCCTCACTGTCTAAAGCGTTTGGCCCTGTCCGCAAATAACAGAGGATCTCCTGCTGAATGCCCTCCAGTCGGCGAGACTCGGGGTCCATGCAAAGAGACGCACGGAATATGCGATGCAAAAGAGGCCACCTGTTTTCGTTGGCATCGCTCTCTAGATACTGCCGAAGCCTGTCCAGAATCGACGATAGGTAAGGATCGTCAGCCACTTCCTCCTGGGCGTGGCTCTGTGGAAATGGTACTGGAATATCCGTATCGCATACCAGAACTCGCCAGAGCGTGGCACCCAGCGAGAACACGTCGGCTGGCCGAAAGTCGGTTATCAAATCTCTGCGGACAATCTCAGGGGCCCTATATTTCGGCGATCCGACCAGGCGCCTACGGGGTACTCCATCCGCTACCCAAGAGTGGCTAAAGTCAGCGAGCTTCGCTATGAAGGTAGTGGTTGGCCCAGTAGAGGATTTGCACAGAAGAACATTAGCTGGCTTGATGTCTCCGTGGATGATACCACACGCGTGGACAGCCGAAAGACCATTCGTGATGTTCAACGATATGCGCACTCTGGTCTGGAAGGGAATGTCGGCGGAGGTCTGCAAGAACTCATCCAGGGACTGTTCTGCGACCTCTAGCACCAGCTGTGGCTGCACTGCAGGTCTTCTGCTGAGGAGATCAAGGTACCACGAGATCCCCATCAGCGTGATGATATTCGGGTGCCAGTAGAGCTGCCGGTGGGAGAGGATCCGGGTCTCCATGAGAAAGCCCCGGACTTCTTCGGGCAGCTGGGACAGCCCCGAGGCTTCAAACAGTGCTTTGGGCCGCTTGAAAACGACCGAGGTGCGCTTCGTGTCGTAGTGGCCGATCTGCGTGTGCGAGGGAACCCTTTGCTGGATTTCTCGCTTGTATGCAACGAACACCGACCCTTTGCCCAGGAGGGACAGCTCTCTCTCCTTTGGGTTGCCGTCTACATCCTCGAAGTTGAGATATGTCCCCGTATTGTAGATGGTAGATATAACGCTGGCTGCGGAAACAAAGTCGAGAGGACGCTCGTTTTCGTTGGAACTGTTTCCCTGGGACTCCATTGGCGAGATTGCCATCTTCGACCAAACGTAGGTGGCCTTCAAGTGACAGTCCCATCAAGGAGGTTGCGGCGATGGGTAATGAGTTGGATATTTCAGCCTTTATGGGCACCGTGCAGCCTTTCGCGCCGCGGACCGTGCATTAGCCTGTCAGTATTTTTAGGGCAGCGCAACAACTTGGTTGGTGCATAATTATAGAAGGCTTCAGCCGCGGCTAAGACGGGGCGCAGAAAGGGGGAAACACGGTGGTCATAAAAGCCTGCCCTTTCTACATCGCCCTCCTTACCGGTGACTGTGTATCATGGACCCTGCCAGCCTTGCGATTGGAGCCGTTGGTCTAACGGGCCTGTTCGACGCGTGTTTGAAACTATACGAGCACGTCTGTAATGCGAAGCGCTATCCTGAAGACTGCAAACGACAAGTTCTTTT
Above is a window of Aspergillus puulaauensis MK2 DNA, chromosome 2, nearly complete sequence DNA encoding:
- a CDS encoding uncharacterized protein (COG:T;~EggNog:ENOG410PIXN;~InterPro:IPR008271,IPR002110,IPR036770,IPR020683, IPR000719,IPR011009;~PFAM:PF07714,PF00069;~TransMembrane:5 (o1141-1158i1327-1345o1351-1370i1377-1397o1403-1424i);~go_function: GO:0004672 - protein kinase activity [Evidence IEA];~go_function: GO:0005515 - protein binding [Evidence IEA];~go_function: GO:0005524 - ATP binding [Evidence IEA];~go_process: GO:0006468 - protein phosphorylation [Evidence IEA]) translates to MESQGNSSNENERPLDFVSAASVISTIYNTGTYLNFEDVDGNPKERELSLLGKGSVFVAYKREIQQRVPSHTQIGHYDTKRTSVVFKRPKALFEASGLSQLPEEVRGFLMETRILSHRQLYWHPNIITLMGISWYLDLLSRRPAVQPQLVLEVAEQSLDEFLQTSADIPFQTRVRISLNITNGLSAVHACGIIHGDIKPANVLLCKSSTGPTTTFIAKLADFSHSWVADGVPRRRLVGSPKYRAPEIVRRDLITDFRPADVFSLGATLWRVLVCDTDIPVPFPQSHAQEEVADDPYLSSILDRLRQYLESDANENRWPLLHRIFRASLCMDPESRRLEGIQQEILCYLRTGPNALDSEELAVIMGAIDAIQPSMLEELPPDVVFINYQLFQRARGPVQDQLLGALQAICQDPADTRRPRALYELGICNLASLGDPAGSDQEAALRLIFQAAELGEIGARGYMNRLLDAFASGVDGKRILLPELRAPAEWLMDASVAGHEVAFEELTVGGTHRENKQQILRLRASKRFLSVLAVDNLPCFQKLIDETPEAQLAAGMIASQAGDTILHWASYLNLEQHLGDLLTHRNKYKVDINAQNDSGDTPLITACSVGNLEAALCLVQAGANVNLTNTRNETCLHHLWRFVDDEGSTLLHALLARGIDCEVEADPHLATAALTAELDPLPVLPGKAIQRLAGRGRTALLLEFLTAAPPTDAYHGNMVRQMIRWASTLTFPDTRKALVVYARGLDRATRRMYLDTEADFVPIEDTAFELEGTRRGYMDAIAQGWLSIRGDSWKTPDIWWRICCHGPHWWERLQLTMDAITWGSSKALCCYQSTLLLSLQNHSLTFFRLMLQRLTDIQTERCVRNRHQATCTCDRNQSTLLGDGREKNLKRMVRPVDQILSSDGLTLLHLAITMGLRQAFLVLLHEFRADVKQLAQCQSSEDYPLHFINFYALLAMSCKDGWFVNELLNAGLHPGYSGNMKRLFNWRACIPYSGWESSYYLYIPPLPYAFDYGCHFLVRFLLDHGASIQEPITPYSSVFDYILSPAIISKGTMQFLFSNKGYYLAEDSVWKPINSSLLPERLFNEGNGVGVFHLFFRQQQLRIEELPSVLRQLTTVHLSQKPLDVYSKCFLALCAHFARCPVILPFSILFLPMMSIDLLKPRNLWPRRPAKATERRLLGRHVRSATESQQEEVFFNQIWHELLRMFPNAQATPRWVRIGCGFHFSRSLLAMALINNKDIDRMGPWPLATTAICHNTSWLDEAEKKWLQPDSIAMKTTELYAESITYHQPSLVNFFLWDEYDFLPGNSMIAKTLYAKGHRHSLLHFHDIRLAVTLLFLTVPITVFILSRGGFFSTTVCGIVLLYPSLIMSCFDKPYIPFLALNIAIMVAWLFVGKYGVFTVLLGLMQVCLTLGGVVSVPVFLVHLGRKGHFRSKERYLCNALLPGFRYTAYSPLSLLGRMPRGRSDQLEGRV